A genomic window from Chengkuizengella sediminis includes:
- a CDS encoding O-methyltransferase — protein sequence MYIEQLSLARQLDLVFDEIQVELGNLTSGVVFLQIRNNTVGKFGVIHDPIEGNDRGSLGNIHGLTTQQIFSFKKMAIQSLKYKNHWTHGQISFEFALKNKNLATSFQFESNYNMANLMNKPQQKIL from the coding sequence ATGTATATTGAGCAGTTGTCACTAGCGAGGCAGCTTGATTTGGTATTTGATGAAATTCAAGTTGAGTTAGGAAATTTAACCTCGGGAGTTGTATTTTTACAGATTCGAAATAATACTGTTGGTAAATTTGGCGTTATTCATGACCCAATAGAAGGAAATGATCGAGGATCTCTTGGAAACATTCATGGTTTAACGACTCAGCAAATATTTTCCTTTAAAAAGATGGCAATTCAATCCTTGAAGTATAAAAATCATTGGACTCATGGGCAGATTTCCTTTGAATTTGCTTTGAAAAACAAAAACTTAGCAACGAGTTTTCAATTCGAATCTAACTACAACATGGCGAATTTGATGAACAAACCTCAGCAAAAGATATTATAA
- the trpS gene encoding tryptophan--tRNA ligase: MKRVLSGIQSSGKLTIGNYIGALQNYVKLQNTHECFFSIVDLHAITVPQKPEDLKEQTEAVAALYFASGVDPDKSSVFVQSHVPAHAELGWIMTTLSYMGEFERMTQFKDKAGKQDSIGVGLFTYPGLMAADILLYNADLVPVGDDQKQHLELTRDLANRFNQRFGEYLKIPEPYIPEVGARIMSLDDGSIKMSKSNPNSNSYIAMLDEPDVLRKKIKRATTDSGRDVLFDPVNKPEISNLMTVYSYCSNLSIKEIEKEYEGKGYGPFKKDLAEHVVATFEPIQQRYKEIRSSGELSKYLKQGAEQATDVANETLREIKKKMGFVLPN, from the coding sequence ATGAAACGAGTATTATCTGGTATACAGTCAAGTGGGAAATTAACAATCGGAAATTATATTGGTGCTTTACAAAATTATGTTAAGTTACAGAATACACATGAATGTTTTTTTTCTATTGTAGACTTACACGCGATTACTGTGCCTCAAAAACCAGAAGATTTAAAAGAACAAACTGAAGCTGTAGCTGCATTATATTTTGCTTCAGGTGTAGATCCTGATAAGTCTAGTGTATTCGTTCAGTCTCATGTTCCTGCACATGCTGAATTAGGTTGGATCATGACAACATTATCTTATATGGGGGAATTTGAAAGAATGACTCAATTTAAAGATAAGGCTGGAAAGCAAGATTCAATAGGAGTAGGTTTGTTCACATATCCTGGTCTGATGGCTGCTGATATATTACTTTATAATGCTGATCTCGTACCTGTAGGAGATGATCAAAAGCAACATCTTGAACTAACAAGAGATTTAGCAAATCGTTTTAATCAACGTTTTGGTGAGTACTTGAAGATTCCAGAACCATATATTCCTGAAGTTGGTGCGAGAATCATGTCTTTAGATGATGGCTCAATTAAAATGAGTAAAAGTAATCCTAATTCAAATAGTTATATTGCGATGTTAGATGAACCCGATGTGTTACGTAAAAAAATCAAAAGGGCAACAACGGATTCTGGGAGAGATGTTTTATTTGATCCAGTAAATAAACCTGAAATTAGTAATTTAATGACGGTTTACTCCTATTGCTCTAACTTAAGTATAAAAGAAATCGAAAAGGAATACGAAGGAAAAGGATATGGTCCATTTAAAAAGGATTTAGCAGAACATGTTGTAGCTACTTTTGAGCCTATCCAACAACGTTATAAAGAGATTCGCTCCTCAGGTGAATTAAGTAAGTATTTAAAACAAGGTGCCGAACAGGCTACTGATGTAGCTAACGAAACTTTAAGGGAAATAAAGAAAAAAATGGGTTTTGTTTTACCAAATTAA
- a CDS encoding DUF5325 family protein codes for MSKKTALLFSIIGVLFLVLTGVALSYQQSLLALLFLFLSFLTVGMGFKVKAKIRKKNNH; via the coding sequence ATGAGTAAAAAAACCGCCCTACTTTTTTCTATTATTGGTGTACTGTTCTTGGTTTTAACAGGTGTCGCATTAAGTTATCAACAATCTCTATTGGCATTACTTTTTTTATTTTTATCATTTTTAACCGTCGGAATGGGTTTTAAGGTAAAAGCAAAAATTAGAAAAAAGAATAATCATTGA
- a CDS encoding alpha/beta-type small acid-soluble spore protein: MSRSRSSNQLVVPQSTAALNQLKFEVAQELGIQIPQDGYYGNMATRDTGTIGGYMTRHLVQIAEQTLAGRQP; this comes from the coding sequence ATGTCAAGATCTCGTAGCAGTAATCAACTAGTAGTACCTCAATCTACTGCAGCATTAAATCAATTAAAATTTGAAGTAGCACAGGAGTTAGGTATTCAGATTCCTCAAGACGGTTACTATGGTAACATGGCTACTCGTGATACAGGTACAATTGGTGGATACATGACACGTCACTTAGTACAAATTGCCGAGCAAACATTAGCAGGTAGACAACCTTAA